A window of Oncorhynchus nerka isolate Pitt River linkage group LG4, Oner_Uvic_2.0, whole genome shotgun sequence contains these coding sequences:
- the LOC135571398 gene encoding uncharacterized protein LOC135571398, which produces MELPTCVLRGRTVLPATGTPAGRHSRAPQQGTAQTYSHHSKAQPRRTATTARHSPDVQPPQQGTAQTYSHHSKAQPRRTATTARHSPDVQPPQQGTAQTYSHPSKAQPRRTATPARHSPDVQPPQQGTAQTYSHHSKAQPRRTATTARHSPDVQPPQQGTAQTYSHPSKAQPRRTATPARHSPDVQPPQQGTAQTYSHHTTHPLSLSSPLLSSPP; this is translated from the coding sequence GGCACCCCTGCAGGAAGGCACAGCAGGGCACCCCAGCAAGGCACAGCCCAGACGTACAGCCACCACAGCAAGGCACAGCCCAGACGTACAGCCACCACAGCAAGGCACAGCCCAGACGTACAGCCACCACAGCAAGGCACAGCCCAGACGTACAGCCACCACAGCAAGGCACAGCCCAGACGTACAGCCACCACAGCAAGGCACAGCCCAGACGTACAGCCACCCCAGCAAGGCACAGCCCAGACGTACAGCCACCCCAGCAAGGCACAGCCCAGACGTACAGCCACCCCAGCAAGGCACAGCCCAGACGTACAGCCACCACAGCAAGGCACAGCCCAGACGTACAGCCACCACAGCAAGGCACAGCCCAGACGTACAGCCACCACAGCAAGGCACAGCCCAGACGTACAGCCACCACAGCAAGGCACAGCCCAGACGTACAGCCACCCCAGCAAGGCACAGCCCAGACGTACAGCCACCCCAGCAAGGCACAGCCCAGACGTACAGCCACCCCAGCAAGGCACAGCCCAGACGTACAGCCACCACACCACccatcccctctcactctcctctcctctcctctcctctcctccctaa